One genomic window of Gallaecimonas sp. GXIMD4217 includes the following:
- a CDS encoding DUF1294 domain-containing protein, translating to MKHQGIITTWHDDKGFGFITPMDGEKPVFVHVKGVQKGHRRPAKGQVVTYSLGHDKQGRPRARNVVTPRPFPHRLALVATFMLSLAAALSANGRPLALFYCYLLASLLTFAVYATDKAAARKGGQRLRENTLHLLALLGGWPGAWVAQQQLRHKLCKQAFRFTFALTVAFNLSVLAWAFTPQGGESLNALLRLLG from the coding sequence ATGAAACACCAGGGCATCATCACCACCTGGCACGACGACAAAGGCTTTGGCTTCATCACCCCCATGGACGGAGAAAAGCCGGTCTTCGTGCACGTAAAAGGAGTCCAGAAGGGCCACCGGCGCCCCGCCAAGGGGCAAGTGGTCACCTACAGCCTGGGCCACGACAAACAGGGTCGGCCCAGGGCCAGGAACGTGGTCACCCCCCGCCCCTTTCCCCATCGGCTGGCCCTGGTCGCCACCTTCATGCTGTCCCTGGCCGCCGCGCTCAGCGCCAACGGCCGCCCCCTGGCGCTGTTCTACTGCTACCTGCTGGCCAGCCTGCTCACCTTCGCCGTGTACGCCACCGACAAGGCGGCCGCCAGGAAAGGCGGCCAGCGCCTGCGGGAAAACACCCTGCACCTGCTGGCGCTGTTGGGCGGCTGGCCCGGCGCCTGGGTGGCCCAGCAGCAGCTGCGCCACAAGCTGTGCAAGCAGGCCTTCAGGTTCACCTTCGCCCTGACGGTGGCCTTCAACCTCAGCGTGCTGGCCTGGGCCTTCACGCCACAGGGTGGGGAGTCTCTGAACGCCCTGCTGCGCCTCCTGGGTTAG